One segment of Zonotrichia albicollis isolate bZonAlb1 chromosome 4, bZonAlb1.hap1, whole genome shotgun sequence DNA contains the following:
- the LOC102074268 gene encoding histone H3 — translation MARTKQTARKSTGGKAPRKQLATKAARKSAPATGGVKKPHRYRPGTVALREIRRYQKSTELLIRKLPFQRLVREIAQDFKTDLRFQSSAVMALQEASEAYLVGLFEDTNLCAIHAKRVTIMPKDIQLARRIRGERA, via the coding sequence ATGGCGCGCACGAAGCAGACGGCGCGGAAGTCGACGGGCGGCAAGGCGCCCCGCAAGCAGCTGGCCACCAAGGCTGCCCGCAAGAGCGCGCCGGCCACGGGCGGCGTCAAGAAGCCGCACCGCTACCGGCCCGGCACGGTGGCGCTGCGCGAGATCCGGCGCTACCAGAAGTCCACGGAGCTGCTGATCCGCAAGCTGCCCTTCCAGCGCCTGGTGCGCGAGATCGCGCAGGACTTCAAGACCGACCTGCGCTTCCAGAGCTCGGCCGTCATGGCGCTGCAGGAGGCCAGCGAGGCCTACCTGGTGGGGCTCTTCGAGGACACCAACCTGTGCGCCATCCACGCCAAGCGCGTCACCATCATGCCCAAGGACATCCAGCTGGCCCGCCGCATCCGCGGAGAGCGCGCATGA
- the LOC141728820 gene encoding histone H4-like gives MQFFSWKRIIPRFTRRTLQRPKRATASDAPASVTQQGKWAGTPLPLFAVLKQVGPNPINIEERAALPYTDIVDSSAALIMSGRGKGGKGLGKGGAKRHRKVLRDNIQGITKPAIRRLARRGGVKRISGLIYEETRGVLKVFLENVIRDAVTYTEHAKRKTVTAMDVVYALKRQGRTLYGFGG, from the coding sequence atgcaatttttttcctggaagaggATTATTCCTCGCTTTACTCGCCGGACTTTACAGCGCCCTAAACGGGCAACAGCGAGCGATGCTCCAGCGTCGGTGACGCAACAGGGAAAATGGGCGGGAACCCCGCTTCCTCTTTTCGCAGTCCTCAAGCAGGTCGGACCAAACCCCATAAATATCGAGGAGCGGGCAGCGCTGCCGTACACCGACATCGTCGACAGCAGTGCGGCGCTCATCATGTCAGGTCGGGGCAAGGGCGGCAAGGGGCTCGGCAAGGGCGGCGCTAAGCGCCACCGCAAGGTGCTGCGCGACAACATCCAAGGCATCACCAAGCCGGCCATCCGCCGCCTGGCTCGGCGCGGCGGCGTCAAGCGCATCTCGGGGCTCATCTACGAGGAGACGCGCGGCGTGCTCAAGGTCTTCCTGGAGAACGTCATCCGCGACGCCGTCACCTACACGGAGCACGCCAAGAGGAAGACGGTCACGGCCATGGACGTGGTCTACGCCCTCAAGCGCCAGGGTCGCACCCTCTACGGCTTCGGCGGCTAA
- the LOC141728821 gene encoding histone H1.01-like: MSETAPAAAPAVAAPAAKAAAKKPKKAASGSKARKPAGPSVTELITKAVSASKERKGLSLAALKKALAAGGYDVEKNNSRIKLGLKSLVSKGTLVQTKGTGASGSFRLSKKPGEVKEKAPKKRAAAAKPKKPAAKKPASAAKKPKKAAAVKKSPKKAKKPAAAAAKKAAKSPKKATKAAKPKKAAAAAKSPAKAKAVKPKAAKPKAAKPKAAKAKKAAPKK; encoded by the coding sequence ATGTCGGAgaccgctcccgccgccgctcccgccgtcGCGGCCCCCGCCGCCAAGGCCGCCGCCAAGAAGCCGAAGAAGGCGGCGAGCGGCTCCAAGGCCCGCAAGCCCGCGGGGCCCAGCGTCACCGAGCTGATCACCAAGGCCGTGTCCGCCTCCAAGGAGCGCAAGGGGCTCTCGCTCGCCGCGCTCAAGAAGGCGCTGGCCGCCGGCGGCTACGATGTGGAGAAGAACAACAGCCGCATCAAGCTGGGGCTCAAGAGCCTCGTCAGCAAGGGCACCCTGGTGCAGACCAAGGGCACCGGCGCCTCCGGCTCCTTCCGCCTCAGCAAGAAACCCGGGGAAGTGAAGGAAAAAGCCCCGAAAAAGAGAGCAGCCGCAGCCAAGCCCAAGAAGCCGGCGGCCAAGAAGCCCGCCAGCGCCGCCAAGAAGCCCAAGAAAGCGGCGGCGGTGAAGAAGAGCCCCAAGAAGGCGAAGAAGCCGGCGGCTGCAGCGGCCAAGAAAGCGGCCAAGAGCCCCAAGAAGGCGACAAAGGCTGCCAAGCCCAAAAAAGCGGCGGCAGCAGCCAAGAGCCCGGCTAAGGCGAAAGCGGTGAAGCCCAAAGCAGCCAAGCCCAAGGCGGCCAAGCCGAAAGCAGCCAAGGCGAAGAAGGCAGCGCCGAAGAAATGA
- the LOC106629694 gene encoding histone H2B 1/2/3/4/6, which produces MPEPAKSAPAPKKGSKKAVTKTQKKGDKKRKKSRKESYSIYVYKVLKQVHPDTGISSKAMGIMNSFVNDIFERIAGEASRLAHYNKRSTITSREIQTAVRLLLPGELAKHAVSEGTKAVTKYTSSK; this is translated from the coding sequence ATGCCCGAGCCGGCCAAGTCCGCCCCCGCGCCCAAGAAGGGCTCCAAGAAGGCGGTGACCAAGACGCAGAAGAAGGGCGACAAGAAGCGCAAGAAGAGCCGCAAGGAGAGCTACTCCATCTACGTGTACAAGGTGCTGAAGCAGGTGCACCCCGACACGGGCATCTCGTCCAAGGCCATGGGCATCATGAACTCCTTCGTCAACGACATCTTCGAGCGCATCGCGGGCGAGGCCTCGCGCCTGGCGCACTACAACAAGCGCTCCACCATCACCTCGCGGGAGATCCAGACGGCCGTGCGCCTGCTGCTGCCCGGCGAGCTGGCCAAGCACGCCGTGTCCGAGGGCACCAAGGCTGTCACCAAGTACACCAGCTCCAAGTAG
- the LOC102074451 gene encoding histone H2A.J, with the protein MSGRGKQGGKVRAKAKSRSSRAGLQFPVGRVHRLLRKGNYAERVGAGAPVYMAAVLEYLTAEILELAGNAARDNKKTRIIPRHLQLAIRNDEELNKLLGKVTIAQGGVLPNIQAVLLPKKTESHKAKSK; encoded by the coding sequence ATGTCCGGCCGCGGCAAACAGGGAGGCAAGGTCCGAGCCAAGGCCAAGTCGCGCTCGTCCCGGGCCGGGCTGCAGTTCCCCGTGGGCCGTGTCCATCGGCTTCTCCGGAAAGGTAACTACGCGGAGCGGGTGGGCGCTGGAGCTCCCGTCTACATGGCGGCCGTGTTGGAGTACCTGACGGCCGAGATCCTGGAGCTGGCGGGCAACGCGGCCCGCGACAACAAGAAGACGCGCATCATCCCCCGCCACCTGCAGCTCGCCATCCGCAACGACGAGGAGCTCAACAAGCTGCTGGGCAAGGTGACGATCGCGCAGGGCGGCGTGCTGCCCAACATCCAGGCCGTGCTGCTGCCCAAGAAGACTGAGAGCCATAAAGCCAAGAGCAAGTAA
- the LOC106629721 gene encoding histone H4, which translates to MSGRGKGGKGLGKGGAKRHRKVLRDNIQGITKPAIRRLARRGGVKRISGLIYEETRGVLKVFLENVIRDAVTYTEHAKRKTVTAMDVVYALKRQGRTLYGFGG; encoded by the coding sequence ATGTCTGGCCGGGGCAAGGGCGGCAAGGGGCTCGGCAAGGGCGGCGCCAAGCGCCACCGCAAGGTGCTGCGCGACAACATCCAGGGCATCACCAAGCCGGCCATCCGCCGCCTGGCTCGGCGCGGCGGCGTCAAGCGCATCTCGGGGCTCATCTACGAGGAGACGCGCGGCGTGCTCAAGGTCTTCCTGGAGAACGTCATCCGCGACGCCGTCACCTACACGGAGCACGCCAAGAGGAAGACGGTCACGGCCATGGACGTGGTCTACGCCCTCAAGCGCCAGGGTCGCACTCTCTACGGCTTCGGCGGCTAA
- the LOC141728822 gene encoding histone H3 produces the protein MARTKQTARKSTGGKAPRKQLATKAARKSAPATGGVKKPHRYRPGTVALREIRRYQKSTELLIRKLPFQRLVREIAQDFKTDLRFQSSAVMALQEASEAYLVGLFEDTNLCAIHAKRVTIMPKDIQLARRIRGERA, from the coding sequence ATGGCGCGCACGAAGCAGACGGCGCGGAAGTCGACGGGCGGCAAGGCGCCCCGCAAGCAGCTGGCCACCAAGGCTGCCCGCAAGAGCGCGCCGGCCACGGGCGGCGTCAAGAAGCCGCACCGCTACCGGCCCGGCACGGTGGCGCTGCGCGAGATCCGGCGCTACCAGAAGTCCACGGAGCTGCTGATCCGCAAGCTGCCCTTCCAGCGCCTGGTGCGCGAGATCGCGCAGGACTTCAAGACCGACCTGCGCTTCCAGAGCTCGGCCGTCATGGCACTACAGGAGGCCAGCGAGGCCTACCTGGTGGGGCTCTTCGAGGACACCAACCTGTGCGCCATTCACGCCAAGCGCGTCACCATCATGCCCAAGGACATCCAGCTGGCCCGCCGCATCCGCGGAGAGCGCGcctga
- the LOC141728827 gene encoding histone H4, protein MSGRGKGGKGLGKGGAKRHRKVLRDNIQGITKPAIRRLARRGGVKRISGLIYEETRGVLKVFLENVIRDAVTYTEHAKRKTVTAMDVVYALKRQGRTLYGFGG, encoded by the coding sequence ATGTCTGGCAGGGGCAAGGGCGGTAAGGGGCTCGGCAAGGGCGGCGCTAAGCGCCACCGCAAGGTGCTGCGCGACAACATCCAGGGCATCACCAAGCCGGCCATCCGCCGCCTGGCTCGGCGCGGCGGCGTCAAGCGCATCTCGGGGCTCATCTACGAGGAGACGCGCGGCGTGCTCAAGGTCTTCCTGGAGAACGTCATCCGCGACGCCGTCACCTACACGGAGCACGCCAAGAGGAAGACGGTCACGGCCATGGACGTGGTCTACGCCCTCAAGCGCCAGGGTCGCACTCTCTACGGCTTCGGCGGCTAA